A genome region from Bacteroidota bacterium includes the following:
- a CDS encoding OmpH family outer membrane protein: MKKIIVTGLLIFAATAFSFAQKFAFVDTEYILENISEYRDAQDQLDKLSLEWQKEIEGKFAAVDKLYKDFEAQSVLLPEDMKQKKKDEIIQKEKEAKDLQKKRFGKDGDLFKKRQEIIKPIQDKVYDAVEDLANAQGYAFILDKTGNTSMLYANAKYDKSDEVLSKLGYKPGAIKTGNDKDDKNNKTDNPDKE, translated from the coding sequence ATGAAAAAAATTATTGTAACCGGCCTGCTGATATTTGCTGCTACCGCGTTCAGCTTTGCACAAAAATTCGCATTTGTTGATACCGAATATATCCTTGAGAATATCTCTGAATACAGAGACGCACAGGATCAACTTGACAAGCTTTCGCTTGAATGGCAAAAAGAAATTGAAGGAAAATTTGCCGCCGTAGATAAACTCTACAAAGACTTTGAAGCCCAATCGGTTTTGCTGCCCGAGGATATGAAACAGAAAAAAAAGGATGAAATAATCCAGAAAGAAAAAGAAGCCAAAGATTTGCAAAAAAAACGCTTCGGCAAAGACGGTGACTTGTTTAAAAAACGTCAGGAAATAATAAAACCGATTCAGGACAAAGTGTATGACGCCGTTGAAGATCTTGCCAATGCTCAAGGCTATGCTTTTATTCTTGATAAGACAGGAAACACAAGCATGCTTTATGCCAACGCAAAATATGATAAAAGCGACGAAGTGCTTTCAAAGCTTGGATACAAACCGGGTGCTATAAAAACCGGCAACGACAAAGACGATAAAAACAACAAAACAGACAACCCTGACAAAGAATAG
- a CDS encoding OmpH family outer membrane protein, with the protein MKRYLSLILIISFLSLTATSFAQKKQKFGHIDSNELLKLMPGRDSAQAKLQDYAKDLDAQLKGMQSELEAKYADYQASEGKMTELIKSTKQKELQDIQERIQTFQESAQTDLEKKQNELLKPIIDKAKAAIEKVAKDNAYTYIFDAGLGVLLYSDPTEDIMPLVKKELNLN; encoded by the coding sequence ATGAAACGTTATCTTAGTTTAATTTTAATTATCTCTTTTCTTTCATTAACGGCAACTTCTTTTGCCCAGAAAAAACAGAAATTCGGACATATTGATTCGAATGAATTACTTAAACTTATGCCCGGACGGGATTCTGCTCAGGCTAAACTTCAGGATTATGCCAAAGATCTGGACGCCCAGTTAAAGGGTATGCAGAGCGAGCTCGAAGCCAAATATGCAGATTATCAGGCCAGTGAAGGCAAAATGACTGAACTGATTAAATCAACCAAACAAAAAGAGCTTCAGGATATTCAGGAACGTATTCAAACCTTTCAGGAATCGGCTCAGACGGACTTAGAGAAGAAACAAAACGAACTTCTGAAACCGATTATCGACAAAGCCAAAGCAGCGATTGAAAAAGTTGCCAAAGACAATGCCTATACTTACATCTTCGATGCTGGACTCGGCGTGCTTCTATACAGCGACCCTACTGAAGACATTATGCCACTGGTTAAAAAAGAGCTTAACCTAAACTAG
- a CDS encoding cold-shock protein, whose translation MLKGKVKWFNKTKGFGFITGEDGSDVFVHYSQIMRQGFKTLEEGQAVSYEITVADKGPQASNVNVIEG comes from the coding sequence ATGCTCAAAGGAAAAGTCAAATGGTTCAATAAAACTAAAGGATTTGGTTTTATCACCGGAGAAGACGGAAGTGATGTGTTTGTTCACTACTCACAGATCATGAGACAAGGATTTAAAACGCTCGAAGAAGGTCAAGCCGTTTCATACGAGATTACGGTCGCTGATAAAGGACCTCAAGCCTCGAACGTAAACGTTATAGAAGGTTAG